In the Nitrospirota bacterium genome, GAGGTTTTCTCTGGATATAAAAATGACCCTGCTCCGGGAGTGAATCAGTATATTTCTTACGTCTTCTGCCTCAAGCTGTGAATCAACAGGGACTGCAACAGCACCTGCTAAGATGAGTCCGAGATAAGATATTCCCCATTCAGGATAGCTCTTCGAATAAATAGCAACCCTGTCACCTTTTTCTATACCTTCGGCAATAAGAAACAATGCGAGAGTTTTAGCCCTGCCGAGGATTTCCCTGTAAGTGTAGCTTACATAAGTCTCATTAACCTTTCCCTGAAGGGCAATCTTTTCCGGGCAGGACAGTGCAGCCTTTTCAAATGCTTGAGGTATAGTATATGTGGTTAAATTGCAATTATTCGGTTTTAGCGGCATTAGGCCCGCCACCTCTTACAAAGTATAGTATGATCATGCCTAAAATAAAGAAAGCTGCCACAGAGAGGATTGCTGGCCGCTGGTTTCCAAATGCAGAAGAGACCTCGCCAAAAATTAATGGCCCTATTATAGCCGATGACTTTCCAGCTAAAGAATATACGCCAAAATATTCGCTTTCCTTTTTTGCGGGGATAAACTGGGTATAAAATGCCCTTGTTGCTGCTTGCACAGTGCCGAGGCCAAGGCCTGCAAAAGAGGCTATGGCCCAGAACTGGGCTTTGCTCTGGACAAAAAAGGCTAAAGTAGTTACAGCACTCCACATGAAGAGAGAGGTTATAACAACTTTCTTTGGCCCCCATACATCTATTGGTTTTGCCATGATAAAGGCGCCAATAAGGGCAGTAACCTGCACGACAATGTACAGGGCTATCAATTCCTGCGGTTTGAAACCGAGCGTTGTTGCCGCAAAAAGACTTGAGAAGACTATTACTGTATTGATACCATCCTCGTATATCAAATAGGCAAGCAGGAACTTCCTCGGCTCCTTCTTATTCCATAGCTCTCTTAATGTTGCCAGTGTATATTTAATTCCTGCCGCGCCAGCCTTAATTAAAGAAAGCCCTTCCGCCTGAGGCGGACGGTCTGATGGGAGAAAGACAAAGGCAGGTATTGAAAACAGGGCGAAAAAGGCAGCCACCATGAGCCATGTGAGTTCATAGCTGCCTGCGTTTACAAGAGGCATGGCTATGAGAAGTGAGATGATTGAGCCTGCATATCCTGTTCCAAAGCCCCATGCCGAGAGCCTCCCCTGATATTCTTTTGGCGTTATT is a window encoding:
- a CDS encoding AMP-binding protein, with translation MPLKPNNCNLTTYTIPQAFEKAALSCPEKIALQGKVNETYVSYTYREILGRAKTLALFLIAEGIEKGDRVAIYSKSYPEWGISYLGLILAGAVAVPVDSQLEAEDVRNILIHSRSRVIFISRENLDKTLSATAGLQLKVINLDSEEFYDICKSKGEKSEVFAESRFDLPEIHETDVASIVYTSGTTGIPKGVALTHKNFCFDAFSIIEA
- a CDS encoding MFS transporter, which encodes MAYKKLNKKHIVSWCLFDFANSSYSAIIASVIFPVYYANTVVGNTEGIGDLWWGRAISLSMAIIALTSPFLGGIADYAGVKKRLLLLYTVMSIFAIASLSTLREGMIMAGFSMIVIANIGMEGGLVFYNAFLPQITPKEYQGRLSAWGFGTGYAGSIISLLIAMPLVNAGSYELTWLMVAAFFALFSIPAFVFLPSDRPPQAEGLSLIKAGAAGIKYTLATLRELWNKKEPRKFLLAYLIYEDGINTVIVFSSLFAATTLGFKPQELIALYIVVQVTALIGAFIMAKPIDVWGPKKVVITSLFMWSAVTTLAFFVQSKAQFWAIASFAGLGLGTVQAATRAFYTQFIPAKKESEYFGVYSLAGKSSAIIGPLIFGEVSSAFGNQRPAILSVAAFFILGMIILYFVRGGGPNAAKTE